Proteins from a single region of Punica granatum isolate Tunisia-2019 chromosome 8, ASM765513v2, whole genome shotgun sequence:
- the LOC116189443 gene encoding probable disease resistance protein At5g63020, with amino-acid sequence MADIASTAVGTGLTFWDRTAEYRKYIRNLGDNLTALETKKDELGGVYNDVNRLAETAEGEGWIRKHDAAGWLESVRALREEADTILADGKWIMGKNCLCGLCYRNCRSRYKQSKLAEAKEAALDTKLGQGRNFRVKDDVAYDPAGPILERSLEALRYKMDELRGVFETVKQRVKGEEDQHLVRTPEVRGWLERVKLVLEEEVGQILERGKLELDKSCKKEGADFHSRRNFTSISTSADKKRAIMEGLLGERRGFTELTCKPDDPLMVEIALQPPVGMNSMFEEVWNWVEDESVRCIGIFGMGGVGKTTLLNKVHNQFLQVSHDYNFVLRVVVSRPVNLEKLQKAIWKKLNLPEDKWNPSDKESTTSAILELMKDKNFLLFMDDLWDAIDLLIDLGIPCHDHQNKCKIIFTTRSVEVCNRMKADKSKKVECLPPDDALQLFRQKLGEKTWIAHPRIPEIANTLVGECKYLPLALVTVARAMAGTTDLEDWMIAEKDLKWQVDMEEEVLKKLEFSYNRLPDEIHKRCLLCLSIFPEDHGFYEDDAIALWIGEGFLDECDDVHEARTYGRKIYRKLRHACLVEFIAQTVLVGEFFKMHDFVREMCLWVYSEHGSKKKKVLVQEEVESFRMGDLKKWKDAERISLWRVKSSVYDTSLATISCSRLSTLIIRDTSLRKIPDELFLSVPCLRVLDLSDNEYLQELPGSIWKLINLRYLNLNIAGAETHEVPEEIKNLSNLVVLILSRNVLVPAELISNLSSVRLFYWSNTSRYWPTLSKKFCEIECLEALEMMQSMEEIDITLTSPEGVEKLLSCPKLPSRVRGLCLCRCNGLASFRISMPFMRRSGYFQSLYLYRCDFKEIEVGSGEYEGSYESPGRYSSYVESLAPKPASFASWDCFQSLRNVRIFHCTGLENVTSLIYHAPFLENLCIERCDSMEEVIVGDIEDNHVTSNRVFPLLASLRLDDLYNLERICRRALPFPALKEIKVRGCFELKELPLNCDSAKNSLQVIEGEQAWWEGLKWDDPASEQVFSTKFVSC; translated from the exons ATGGCGGATATTGCAAGTACGGCCGTTGGTACAGGCCTCACTTTCTGGGATCGCACGGCCGAGTACCGGAAGTACATCCGCAATCTTGGAGACAATTTGACCGCCCTTGAGACGAAGAAGGATGAACTGGGTGGCGTCTACAATGACGTGAACCGACTAGCTGAGACAGCTGAAGGAGAAGGATGGATCCGAAAGCACGATGCCGCTGGCTGGTTGGAGAGTGTGAGAGCCCTCAGGGAGGAAGCCGACACGATTCTAGCAGATGGGAAGTGGATCATGGGGAAGAATTGCCTGTGCGGTCTCTGTTACAGGAACTGTCGTTCACGTTACAAGCAATCAAAGCTCGCTGAGGCAAAGGAGGCCGCGCTAGACACTAAATTAGGGCAGGGCCGTAACTTCAGAGTAAAGGATGATGTTGCATACGATCCTGCTGGTCCGATCCTTGAGAGATCTCTTGAGGCTCTTCGCTACAAGATGGATGAGCTGCGCGGAGTATTTGAAACAGTGAAACAACGAGTTAAGGGGGAGGAAGATCAGCACTTGGTTAGAACACCAGAAGTCCGTGGTTGGTTGGAGAGAGTCAAACTTGTCCTCGAGGAGGAAGTGGGACAGATTCTTGAGCGAGGGAAGCTGGAACTGGACAAAAGCTGCAAGAAAGAGGGAGCGGACTTTCATTCTCGGAG GAACTTCACCAGCATATCAACGAGCGCTGACAAGAAGAGAGCTATCATGGAAGGGCTGCTAGGAGAGCGCCGTGGCTTCACTGAGTTAACCTGTAAGCCTGATGATCCTCTCATGGTTGAGATAGCCCTTCAGCCCCCGGTGGGCATGAATTCCATGTTTGAGGAGGTATGGAATTGGGTTGAGGACGAATCTGTGAGGTGCATTGGGATATTCGGGATGGGTGGTGTTGGAAAGACCACCCTGCTGAACAAGGTCCACAATCAATTCCTTCAAGTTAGCCATGATTATAACTTTGTACTCCGGGTTGTGGTGTCCAGGCCAGTTAATCTAGAAAAACTTCAGAAGGCCATCTGGAAAAAACTAAACCTCCCGGAAGATAAATGGAATCCCAGTGACAAAGAAAGCACAACATCTGCAATCCTAGAGTTGATGAAGGATAAGAACTTCTTGCTTTTTATGGATGATCTTTGGGATGCTATAGATCTTCTAATTGATCTTGGGATCCCTTGTCATGACCaccaaaacaaatgcaagatCATATTCACGACTCGATCGGTGGAAGTTTGTAATCGCATGAAAGCTGACAAGAGTAAGAAGGTGGAGTGCTTACCACCAGATGATGCTCTTCAACTCTTCCGACAGAAGTTAGGAGAGAAAACTTGGATTGCTCATCCTAGGATCCCTGAGATTGCGAACACATTGGTTGGTGAGTGCAAATATTTACCACTTGCTCTCGTTACTGTTGCAAGAGCCATGGCCGGTACAACGGATCTAGAAGATTGGATGATTGCCGAAAAGGATCTGAAATGGCAGGTTGATATGGAGGAGGAAGTGCTTAAAAAACTAGAATTCAGCTACAACCGCTTGCCTGATGAAATCCACAAAAGATGCTTGTTGTGCCTTTCAATATTCCCGGAGGACCATGGGTTTTATGAAGATGATGCAATTGCCCTCTGGATTGGGGAAGGATTTCTAGACGAATGTGATGACGTTCATGAAGCGCGAACTTatggaagaaaaatatatagaaaactAAGGCACGCATGTTTAGTGGAGTTTATAGCGCAGACAGTGCTGGTTGGAGAATTTTTTAAGATGCATGATTTTGTTCGAGAAATGTGCTTGTGGGTATACTCAGAGCATggatcgaagaagaagaaagtttTAGTTCAAGAGGAGGTGGAGTCGTTTCGAATGGGAGATCTTAAGAAATGGAAGGATGCAGAGAGGATATCCCTGTGGCGAGTAAAAAGCAGTGTATATGATACATCATTGGCAACTATATCATGTTCCCGTCTTTCGACTCTGATTATAAGGGACACAAGTTTGAGGAAAATCCCGGACGAGCTCTTCTTGTCAGTGCCCTGCTTAAGAGTCTTGGATCTGTCCGATAATGAATATCTGCAGGAGCTACCAGGTAGTAtttggaaactaataaacctCAGGTACCTAAATCTAAATATAGCTGGAGCCGAAACTCATGAGGTGCCGGAGGAGATAAAGAATTTGAGTAACCTAGTAGTGTTGATTTTATCTCGCAATGTTCTGGTGCCAGCCGAACTCATATCAAATCTTTCATCTGTGAGACTGTTTTATTGGTCAAATACAAGCAGGTATTGGCCGACGCTGTCAAAAAAATTTTGCGAAATTGAATGTTTAGAAGCGCTAGAGATGATGCAGAGCATGGAGGAAATAGACATAACCTTAACCTCACCCGAAGGTGTTGAAAAATTACTGAGCTGTCCCAAGCTGCCAAGCCGCGTGAGAGGTCTCTGTCTTTGCAGGTGTAATGGCTTGGCTTCTTTCAGAATATCAATGCCATTTATGAGAAGATCGGGGTACTTCCAGTCCCTTTATTTATACAGATGCGATTTCAAGGAGATTGAAGTGGGTTCTGGTGAATATGAAGGCTCTTATGAAAGTCCAGGAAGATATTCATCGTATGTGGAATCTCTTGCTCCTAAACCTGCAAGTTTTGCAAGTTGGGATTGTTTCCAGAGCCTTAGAAATGTAAGAATTTTCCACTGTACGGGATTAGAAAATGTGACATCGCTAATTTACCACGCTCCTTTTTTAGAGAACCTTTGCATCGAAAGGTGTGACTCAATGGAGGAAGTGATCGTGGGGGACATTGAAGACAACCATGTCACGAGTAATAGAGTATTCCCTTTGCTTGCATCTCTCAGGTTGGATGATCTTTATAACTTGGAGAGAATTTGCAGGAGAGCCTTGCCTTTTCCTGCACTCAAAGAGATTAAAGTACGTGGGTGCTTCGAGCTCAAGGAGCTCCCACTGAATTGCGACAGTGCAAAGAATAGTTTACAGGTTATTGAGGGAGAGCAGGCGTGGTGGGAAGGCTTGAAGTGGGATGATCCTGCCTCAGAGCAAGTTTTCTCCACAAAGTTTGTCAG tTGTTGA
- the LOC116189062 gene encoding probable glucan endo-1,3-beta-glucosidase A6 → MRGSRATVAMGPLPLCFLALLLVSFCRAEMSSKVGINYGQLGNNLPPAHHSVYLIKSHLKASRVKIYDTNPEILGTLKDTGIAVSIMLPNNLITPVSSNQSLADSWVESNVAPFYPATKIRYLLVGNEILSAPVKSVWYNLVPAMRKVKNALKRHGINKVKVGTSMAMDVLESSYPPSNGTFRSDIATRVVKPMLQFLNRTKSFYFLDVYPYFPWSDNPKSINLDYALFESRNITVTDPGTGLVYHNLFDQMVDANIFAMARLGYPDIRVWIAETGWPNGGDYDQIGANIYNAATYNRNVVKKFLAKPTVGTPARPGKVLPSFIFALYNENQKPGPGTERHFGLLYPNGTSIYEIQLDGEVPKLGYKPLPKPTNNEPYKGKIWCVVAKRANGTAVGAAMSYACSQGNKTCDSIQKGKECYRPNSLVRHASYAFSSYWAQFKKLGGSCYFDGLATQTIKDPSYGSCKFPSITL, encoded by the exons ATGAGGGGGAGCAGAGCAACTGTGGCAATGGGTCCTCTGCCTCtctgcttcttggctcttttGCTCGTTTCTTTCTGCA GGGCGGAGATGTCAAGCAAGGTGGGAATTAATTACGGCCAGTTAGGGAACAACCTCCCTCCGGCGCACCACTCAGTCTACCTGATCAAGTCCCACCTCAAAGCCAGCCGGGTCAAGATCTATGACACGAACCCGGAGATCCTCGGCACCCTGAAGGACACCGGCATTGCGGTCTCAATCATGCTCCCGAACAACCTCATCACTCCGGTGTCCTCCAACCAGTCCCTTGCCGACTCGTGGGTCGAGTCCAATGTCGCCCCATTCTACCCGGCCACCAAGATCCGCTACCTCCTCGTCGGGAACGAGATCTTATCTGCGCCCGTCAAGTCAGTGTGGTACAACCTCGTCCCCGCAATGCGGAAGGTCAAGAACGCCCTCAAGAGGCACGGGATCAACAAGGTCAAGGTCGGCACATCGATGGCGATGGACGTGCTGGAGTCCTCCTACCCGCCCTCTAATGGGACGTTCAGGTCTGACATTGCGACCCGGGTCGTGAAGCCGATGCTTCAGTTCCTCAACCGGACCAAGTCATTCTACTTCCTTGACGTGTACCCGTATTTCCCGTGGTCCGATAACCCCAAGTCTATTAACCTGGACTACGCCTTGTTTGAATCCCGGAATATCACGGTCACTGATCCGGGCACAGGCCTCGTCTATCACAACCTCTTCGACCAGATGGTGGATGCTAATATATTCGCGATGGCCCGTTTAGGGTACCCAGACATCCGGGTCTGGATAGCAGAAACAGGCTGGCCTAATGGGGGCGACTACGACCAGATCGGAGCAAACATTTACAATGCTGCCACATACAACCGCAACGTGGTGAAGAAGTTCCTCGCCAAACCAACAGTCGGGACTCCAGCCAGGCCTGGTAAGGTCCTCCCATCATTTATATTCGCTCTGTACAACGAGAACCAGAAGCCTGGTCCAGGCACAGAGCGGCACTTTGGGCTACTATACCCGAACGGGACGAGCATATATGAGATCCAGCTTGACGGGGAGGTGCCGAAGTTGGGGTACAAGCCGTTGCCGAAGCCTACAAATAACGAGCCCTACAAGGGGAAGATATGGTGTGTGGTGGCAAAGAGGGCCAATGGGACTGCAGTTGGGGCTGCAATGTCATACGCGTGCTCGCAAGGGAATAAGACCTGTGACTCGATTCAAAAGGGGAAGGAGTGTTACAGGCCGAACTCGCTGGTCAGGCATGCAAGCTATGCATTCAGCTCGTACTGGGCGCAATTCAAGAAGCTCGGTGGGTCTTGTTACTTTGATGGGCTCGCCACTCAAACAATCAAAGACCCAA GTTATGGATCCTGCAAATTCCCAAGTATTACTCTATGA